A genome region from bacterium includes the following:
- a CDS encoding integrase core domain-containing protein, with protein YRSNEERRVAFPKWLHYYNHHRPHTALEGRVPAVASVNNVCGNHN; from the coding sequence TCTACCGCTCCAACGAGGAGCGCCGCGTCGCGTTTCCGAAGTGGTTGCACTACTACAATCACCATCGCCCCCACACGGCGCTGGAAGGGCGGGTCCCAGCGGTCGCGAGTGTCAACAACGTGTGTGGGAACCACAACTAG